The Nilaparvata lugens isolate BPH unplaced genomic scaffold, ASM1435652v1 scaffold6147, whole genome shotgun sequence genomic interval GGTTCAGATCATagaaagtagacttgagatgtgcgggaacaccagcgtcagttgatcaatttcttAATGGctgggaagttgtgtgagtgcaccacaccagatttttctataaCTAGTTGATGAAATAAAAGTGTACTTATTAACTTTTATTAGTAGGCATAGTAAGAGAGTTTTGACACGTTTTTTGCGCAAACTTCCCTTTCCACCACCCCCCTCCACCGAGTTTGCGCAActccccccctccccccaccacGGTGGGTgagggggtgttctaaaaatagatttctcctctctctctctctctctctcccactccttctccctctccctctccttctccctctctcttatcttatcttatctaatctaatcttatcttatctaatctaatctttccctcccccagtgaggacgagggggatggagaaggagagagtgatctctctctctctctctctctcagtgagggaaaaaataatttccctgtgaggggagtgagggaaaaaataatttccctttgagggaaaaattctctactgacagattaaagtgaatccattctcaaattcttcatccttctccttctccctctctctctcatcttatcttatctaatctaatcttatctaatcttCCCCTCCCCAGTGAtgacgagggggatgaagaaggagagagtgatatctctctctctctctctctcagtgagggaaaaaataatttccctgtgaggggagtgagggaaaaattctctactgacagattaaagtgaattcattctcaaattctctactgtcaaattaaagtgaatccttctctctacatctattgctatgctgacagattaaagtggatCCTTATCTCTAcatctatgctgacagattgaagtgaatccttgaatccttcactctaatgctatactagtgaatcctttttgctatgctgacagattgaagtgaatccttcactctacatctatactgtcagattaaagtgaatcctttttgctatgctgacagattgaagtgaatcctagctgagggaaaaaattcctttgagagggaaaaattcccttacaaacagattgaagtgaatcctttttgctatactgtcagaatgaagtgaatccttcactctacatctatgctgacagattggagtgaatcctttttgctatactgacagattgaagtgaatccttcactctacatctatgctgacagattgaagtgaatcctttttgctatgctgtactagtgaatccttcactctacttctatactgtcagattaaagtgaatccttcactctaatgctatgctgacagattgaagtgaatcctagatgagggaaaaaatcccTTTGAGTGGGAAAAATTCCgttactgtcagattaaagtgaatcctttttgctatgctgacagattgaagtgaatcctgaTATACTAGTGAAtcctgagagagagagagagaggtcaatgatctaagttcttttacattttttatctgcaatatcgtacaagcatttccaaagttcatcagaatttttaacaacagataatgttgaatcatttgtacaatcataatgtagatgtctGCTGTCTAGTATATCTAGCAGTTCAAATATTTCAGATAAAATcggaaagtgtacattttctgtttttgttaacggtaaatcaacatcttgacatcctgttgaaaatttaatattcttagcaattgaatcaaattcgttaaatgGAATTCCCATCAAGAgatgagttaattttttgaattttgaaaaaccataacactgcatgttaacggCTTCCCACATGTCTctgaaattgatgagatgcacgtgttgttgaaattgatgagatgcacgtgttgtAGGGGCTTGTGCCTCAATAAAAAGATCGCACCACACGTGTTGTTGTCAgctctagctctaagcagctaCTAAACCAAAAGTGAGtaggatattggaatgaaaaatcatttgaaggtagaaaacgtttatttacacatttcaccagcacaactattcataatttcatcttcaattttaattagcttatctaaacacaaattatgaggatgataataacatagatagtctcttatgtcatttaaattaaccgtgcttagaaaaatgtctttcaattgtttcgccaaactataattttcacgagttgatttcctaattgcactttcacactcatcataccaatcaatacagtttttcaacctcacttccaactcgttgtcagcagccaaccactttctcggatccatgataagcaaatgaacaaaactaagtgtatgcaggaactattatagagtaattaagcggtctttcttcattaattgtcgacagacaacatgtacgtggtttatgcagtctcaatgcatgcatgcaatatacacactgaatctcttttctgttgtagaagaatccataatgagcaaagtttcttttctgtggaTTCATGTACATCgcggccattttcatactttgcattcgattgttttcgcacaagaaattatttgtttgatacatatttttaaacaacaaagaattataatgttgggcagagaacAAAGCACAGCGAGcatctggtctatttttatgaatgttacatacagcataacaccatgaactagtgaaaaagctgaaatcgggttttggaaaatcctcaggtatacattgaacgttagtatgtaatcttcttaaaaactttgctttctcagttccttttgtgaaaattttctcataacctgcaaggtaatcacatattaatgagtcactgtattctaaatctccatcttcccattttatttcatgatagtgacgttctaaccatgttacatcgttatacaattttgcactcaattctgtctttgcaaatggtgattttaaatggaatacaatataattatcaaactgatcaattatggcaagttctctcacaataatttgattacaatcttgtttaaaccagtgaagatcaactgtagcaattttcgcactcgcttgcttgtccacttctttctcttcggcgGCGGCGGCGGGCTCCTCGAATCCTTCGTCTTTCCCCTTCTCTCCtcatttctcttcctcctcctcctccacctgcagtggcttcggtgtactgcaccttgcttcataatagaaactatcaagatcgcactgaataccaatagagcaagtttgctgcttgtccaaaatatcagaacacaaagaataggacatgttacctgttcaaaggtgaaactgataatgaaccaaattgtcagagtgcacaccttatatagccGGTgcgcaaattactgaacttctttcaccatgctcgtcagaggtgtgtactccatcacacaatcgctaattaaaacgcaataggcagaagtatttgcaggtactgcactattaaattccatttcaatacgaacatctgtcgatgatttcaaatgacttgcttggtgtgaacaatctacaataatcagtggtgttgattcacaaaacgttttaaagtcaatttctgttccaagttcgctattgattgaatgattataatacgagggtgcgaaatccaggaacatgcagtataatacctcctttttacctagcagattttcatatggataatactcgctgttcaaatatactttaacattgtaaataccacagctatcaaaattagatattgattttttaattttattcttacaatcagtttgaaatgcaattataacgtattttagactatcaaaactcgatgtggtgcgaactgcccaagaatggttaagtgaattttgcaaatttggtaattcacaaatttcccaatgtcgGAAACCttatttcagtggagtgtcagcatcaagCAGTCTCAATTTCAGTCTTACAAGATCTTCTAGAGTTATGtggggcattctccattgcagttttgtaattttcacactaacgtttgTACCACTTGccgactcaacacaatttagatctgttggcgacctcaataagacgagttcctgtttcaaatttaaaattattctttgaaaatcttcaaaaaacgggaggattaattccAGCGGTACAcacaaagtgaatttattatctgttagctcatatcctgctctgtcaaaaccagccaagtgatatgtgtttttattgagcgtattcttcactagaatagcttcaattgtggatgttaatccaatcaatcttgatttagaaatttgctgacctgctaattcatatcgtatttcatcaagaaggttgccgattacgttactgcttaatttatagtctgctgcaactggtgcatcggctgggtctgttcccggttttgtacagttaactgttccctcaataaatatgaatgatttgcaaggtaaagaatagacatctaaagaatttatgccaatacgtgccttgtcagagttttttatttcctgtcccgaataaactgtatgagtgtgaaattggaatttggttatatcattataaaactgaaggtctgtctccacgtccagaatttcactaattgctgccaCTCCCCCTCCTCCAAACattccgccaatcaactataaaacccaacttttctaatattctcgcgcttttagccgacaaagcacgtttgtttttaggtgttgacgctctcacgttggtctctctaatgacatcacgtgtacacgtcttatttgaacgtggattgaaaacaagataacccattacttttgtttttcacgtatgtgtaacctaattgtaattgtatctccacggaaatcaataaacgatccgttctggtcggttacctttacattaatagtttgaattcgatacgtattcaaaggtacataaataatcggtgatggtacttcgtttattaaatagccgctaggaacctttggtaaaaattcgtagattatatgtttttgttttccgtcagagtaactaccacatgctaaattacactcgagtacaatactaccaatgcttgttatgttaaccaaatgctgagaataatgccatttatttggctgcaaaacaacattattaaaaCCAAGTATCTTTCCAATCGAATCagtacgtgttaaatcaatggctttatcagaatgaatttcaatcttcatagtatttacgtttgggcgtataataagtttattttcttctcatcaatattcaatttattctttaaagattttataatatcctcaacttcatatgcacctgtatccagctcaattaatctatcgCCATATTTGAAACTGGGaattgttcctttgttaatgtttgcaatactattgtaactacaaaaattaatcaatccaatttcccattcacgatttttatccaattctataatttcttgtaaatgttcatagaggttacttgtgttagatcttaatgtaataacaaccatcttgtgtgtgtgcgttcagcacaaacacttaattacaactgatttgcaagaaacaataatgtaagatgaccgcaaaaatcgctatttaatggttgcatgtgctctacattataaaatatatttactccaatttcttttttccaatatttgtccaattcgtatggcggttgtaaatttccaattggatcaaaataccaaacattggaaccgacttttttatatgcaacccaatgtgtaccatcctcgctttcccttgctaaattcacaatggcattctcgttttttagaatttttttgggtaatgcatctagcatatatatacctcttGAATCTGTAAATAagctgaatctgaatctgagcTATAATCTGaactgaatctgtaataatttcgaccaatcaatcaaatcataattactcaattccccttcaatattcatgtcttcttcttcttcttcttcttcctactcttctttgttgttctacatgggggtggtggtggagggggtaaaactctccccccactaatactaggaaaaggcttcaaaaaatacccttttcctgcaatatgctttttcaactgagctatagctttgcgtctaatatcattactataacttctcctctcattcttccccttctttttctttctcaaagacccaccaaacgctgctttagctttcatgatgtttgtaacaagatagctaagtgctttctcggcaggaggtgtttgaggatttttgaaaatgtcccatgcagcgtttgctagagctctgtcagctaccgctcgagttttattatcgctattttgtgtatatgctatatcatgtacaagctctatctaatgaatttataccttgatcacctctctttaacctttcattaacctttgtgccCGGGCCACACCACTGGTAGCCCCCGGGAGGTGAATTTCCTCCtgcaggttatcaattaccttatttaaaatagttgatgtcacattacctgccaaacctgacacacctttaaaaagttttgccgctgaactcaagattccttttcctcgtttcctcgaactctgctttctcctacataccattttcttacctttcaactcaatggttgaacattaactgaggttaattaatcattacatcAACTTAATCAAAAggaaattgaattggtttaattttcaatcgagttggaaatgaattcacaccagattgctatgatacattgcttgaaagataagaatattatttcaagtagcaaataatctgaaaaggtgaatgcAATTCGAAAAGGGGGAGGCGCGCCCACCCACATCTGCAGGAACTcgtgccaaaacagatgtgggaGGGAGTGAAGCCGCTTGACTGTACGGCTGTGTGTAGCGGTaaagactactgagcatgctcgcaacaaactataaaaggtgCGCTCACCTTATTCAAATATCATTCGCAACAGAGCAGGTGAACCAGCATTCTTctgtgtgtttctactattcattgtgaacaggtaagaattgaaaacaatttttatagaaacaatattacaatttattcatacattcatctatacaattcgtaacacataGGTCGACCAattgtatacagatataaaaattgttattgcttaacaatttttatatctgaccAATTTGCCGACTTATGTGTTACTAGCaacacataatttttacaagttttattAAAATGTTGAATCTTTCCTGCGTCAATGCAGGAAGCGAATCTTTGAGGTAAATACACCTCACATTCACTTCCTgcattaacaatttttaaaattatgtgATGGCCATGGATGTTCATTTGCTCCCTCACGGCAACTATGGGGTAGGGAGTGCGCTCCTTCAATTCCCTCTGTGGGATCCATGGTTTCAGCTGAGCCTGGTTGAATAGTTGCACAAAGTCCAATTCATCCCCCGCTTGCTGCACCTCCTCTAGTAGTGGAACCATGGAGGAGTTGTCCTCCATACcagcacgtttctgttgaaaaatatttgattagtgtcttatttgtttcagattatacTGGAGAACTTGATCGATAGATTCACTACACaatctctacatcagattattgTCTCAACTTGACATCATTGGATTGACATTCTCTacataaagtgagtaatatcacttattgaaataatatttccttgctgtcaaataattgatgcatgaacgTTCTaatggttcaaataatattggtaacaaataatttatgcatgatcgattactttaaacaataattcaatttctaattgcttcaaataatattgtaacaaataattgatgcatgaacgattggttcaaataatattgtaacgaataattgatgcatgaacgttctaatcagttcaaataatattggtaacaaataattgatgcatgaacgattggttcaaataatattgtaatgaataattgatgcatgatcgattacttcaaacaataataatatctcataattcagtttttaatcagttctaataatattggtaacaaataatttatgcatgatcgattactttaatcaataattcatattctaattgcttcaaataatattgtaatgaatcATTGAtgcatgattgattactttaaacaataataatatctcaaaattcaatttctaatcacttcaaataatattgccatcaaataattcatgcatgatcgattactttaatcaataattcaatttctaatcacttcaataatattgccatcgaataatttatgcatgatcgattactttaatcaataattcaatttctaatcacttcaaataatatttccttggtatcaaataatcaaaggcttgtatgtgtacagatttttccCACGTTCgattgttaaaaaatctgtacacatacaagttaataataataatatttgttggaactaacctttgtttgtgagAAGATTGACTCGTCCTCATCCCCGCTAACTTCAGGCTCCTCAAACAGCAGCCTCTTCTTCGCCTGCTTCTGCTTGTTGGTCACTGTTGTCAGCACCGCTCGCCGCGGTGCCCAGGTAGCAGCTGGAGCTAGACGTTGAAGAGGGCTGTCTGGGATGATAATCTCCCCGCGTGGTGATGCTGGTTCCACGCTGAGCGGTGAGGGGACGGGTGCAGCAGCGGTCGACTCAGCAGTGAGGGCAGCTTTCCGCTGCCAGTAGTTGAGGATGCGCTGCGGTGGGCTATCTGGTAAGATGTATGAAGATGATGGAGAACTCATGATGCGTGAAGTATACTCAAATCTGGCTCTGAtgtgaatgataattttcctctcatcacttctgtttatatagcatacgtttctctctctgttccaggctcgtGCGAGCGAGAGCATGCTACAAgtcgaaaaaaaaaattcccctCTACAGCACGTGCTCCCACAtgtaagtattctctctcctattacaaaaaactgacactcaatcatttttcaaatagcatccatCTGTCAGTagacgaaaaaaaaaatcttgtctagaactcagcatggGACGGTGAAAGCACCTGCTAGAAGTTGAAATCCCCCATGTCAACTCACTCAAGCATTCTCGGTTGAGTTCTTTCACAACATAGAGCtcacttttttgaatagcattctcgattgatttcagttcatttcattgttttcacagcattttctcacttCTCAACTTGAGTTCCACACCTCATAAACAGTTGAGGTCTCGTTGAGGCAACAATACCTGAGAGGAAGCTACAGCTGAGAGGAGCCACCTACACACTCGAGCACGCAGCCATCACATGTAAGTATATTTTacttgattttatcctctgtggaggagaggaaaattgtcctcggaggacaatttttgtcctcggaggacagtttttgtcctcggaggacaaaaaaccttctacaatatactgcatgcatgcgattttaccTCATCTTTACAATGCggtatatccggaacatccaacccccgctcttctttctcacactcttcatataaacaaaacggtaaatgtattactttttcaaatggattttccataatatatttgcaatagacacattgcagatagaatggatttttatgtaagaaataaccatttctcgcaaaatactcagctttattggataatgatttacaaaagtcacaatgtagatgatgcttttcaaaatactctccttgaacggatgaatcttctacgcGAGCACGCACCCatcacatgtaagtacattttactttgattttatcctctgtggaggagaggaaaattgtcctcggaggacaatttttgtcctcagaggacagtttttgtcctcggaggacaaaaaaccttctacaatatactgcatgcatgcgatttcaCCTCATCTTTACGATGCggtatatccggaacatccaacccctgctcttctttctcacactcttcatataaacaaaacggtaaatgtattactttttcaaatggattttccataatatatttgcaatagacactgGATCATTAAGATGGATTGGCTCGTTAGATAAAATTGttaaagattataataatacagtacattCTGTTATAAAGTTAGAGCCTTCTCAGGTAAGAAAGAAACATGAACGTCAAATTCTTAACGAGTTGAATAAACGTAAATTGAAAGCTTTAAAGGGTAAAAAGATAATCAAACCATGCTTCAAAATCAATGATATAGTGAGAATTAGTAAACAAAGAGCTATATTTGATAAATCTTATACAATTAATTGGAGTCCAGAGCTCTATAAAGTTATATCAGTTCATGCAAGCATTCCACCTACTTATGAATTGGaagatttaaataatgaaaaaatcttaGGTAAATTTTATGAACAAGAATTAAAGAAATCAGAGTTAACTTTAGATGAAATGCAAGTTCATCTTGTAGAGAGGATATTAAAGAAAGTTGGAAAGCATTATCTCGTAAAGTGGCTCGGTTTTAGTGAACTGTCTTGGATAGATAAGAGTCAATTACTAACtaagtaaatattttacaattgattataTACGCTGATCATTCCAACTTATAGTTTAATATGTTTTCAGATATGACCTGTCGAACGGaatcatttgatgaatatataagctcagtatatattataaatagacattttaatgaattacgtaaatatgattctgtttctttagaaaaaatgccGAGAATACAAAGTTATCGTTGTGAACTAACTGAACTATTGGAGACGCATCAGCAATTATTGAaccagttagcagaaaaaggatggacaaatatgaaatatctaacatttgtgagagactatgaaaaattaggagtttggcatagtgataactataatcatatttcagtttgtgatttatacggTACATCATATGATGCTTACAGGGGAAAAGATTGCCCCGATTCATGGAGATGTGATTGTGCACATCTTAAAGAGTCtatcgataaaattaaaaaatgtataacagaaaaaaataaacatttaacaaaagaacaattaaatgaacttatctggaattttttatctAGATGTTCAGATGAGAGTGGgctagaacaagattgatagcatattatgtttaatttcagattggagatggattcaatttcattgataagaactatttttcgaataaaatcgataaaaaatatagatgttgttatttcgaacttattgacaaaacaatattagaattgaataatttcggaaaagaaggactaacgtttgaggaatatttaacatttataaaactggtaaaagtgaagaacagaagtcagaacatataagcgtatgttatattataaataagaatatagttgatagacatcgaagatgtgaattaaaggaaattcctgaattttgctattgtaattcattaggttggttgaatattcaaatgtattatttcattgatgataggttaacagataaaaacattgatagtgtaagatttacatttgaaattatgaaaatgtgtggcGAATCAGCAATGTTGTACAAACTATAACTTAACTTTTTACAGAAATCATGATGAACTCGTTAATTGAGgagaaaataaaactattaaatactaaagctttgaatgtgaaaattaattgtaataataatagtaatacttgtagaggtttaaggaataaatgtattagttgtaagttacgaataaataaatgcaaaattattataactattgacaaaagtttgaaaaataaagacgATATTGTACAAATTTTTGATTATCGCATACCATATTTAATGAATGTAAACTATATACTTGAATTATGTAAAGAATTatcaaaagaacaattaaatgaacttatctggaattttttatctAGATGTTCAGATGAGAGTGGgctagaacaagattgatagcatattatgtttaatttcagattggagatggattcaatttcattgataagaactatttttcgaataaaatcgataaaaaatatagatgttgttatttcgaacttattgacaaaacaatattagaattgaataatttggaaaagaaggactaacgtttgaggaatatttaacatttataaaactggtaaaagtgaagaacagaagtcagaacatataagcgtatgttatattataaataagaatatagttgatagacatcgaagatgtgaattaaaggaaattcctgattttgctattgtaattcattaggttggttgaatattcaaatgtattatttcattgatgataggttaacagataaaaacattgatagtgtaagatttacatttgaaattatgaaaatgtgtggTGAACCAGCAATGTTGTACAAActataactttaacttttttaGAAATCATGATGAACTCGTTAATTGAGgagaaaataaaactattaaatactaaagctttgaatgtgaaaattaattgtaataataatagtaatacttgtagaggtttaaggaataaatgtattagttgtaagttacgaataaataaatgcaaaattattataactattgacaaaagtttgaaaaataaagacgATATTGTACAAATTTTTGATTATCGCATACCATATTTAATGAATGTAAAC includes:
- the LOC120356202 gene encoding uncharacterized protein LOC120356202, which gives rise to MIECQFFVIGERILTCGSTCCRGEFFFSTCSMLSLARAWNRERNVCYINRSDERKIIIHIRARFEYTSRIMSSPSSSYILPDSPPQRILNYWQRKAALTAESTAAAPVPSPLSVEPASPRGEIIIPDSPLQRLAPAATWAPRRAVLTTVTNKQKQAKKRLLFEEPEVSGDEDESIFSQTKKRAGMEDNSSMVPLLEEVQQAGDELDFVQLFNQAQLKPWIPQRELKERTPYPIVAVREQMNIHGHHIILKIVNAGSE